The Euzebyales bacterium genome has a window encoding:
- the ispF gene encoding 2-C-methyl-D-erythritol 2,4-cyclodiphosphate synthase, with protein sequence MRIGQGVDIHPYSVDDHRRLVLGGVRIPDEPGLDGHSDADVVLHATVDALLGAAGLGDIGTLFGSDEPEYEGADSQLFLAGALSQVAGHGWQVANLDITLIGQRPRIGPYRDRICASVANLLGIKSEQVNVKATTSDQLGFVGRGEGLVCMAVVLLVAPTD encoded by the coding sequence GTGCGCATCGGTCAGGGTGTCGATATCCATCCCTACAGCGTCGATGACCACCGGCGGCTGGTTCTGGGAGGCGTGCGCATCCCCGACGAGCCAGGGCTCGACGGGCACAGTGACGCCGATGTCGTCCTGCACGCGACCGTCGACGCGCTGCTCGGCGCGGCCGGTCTTGGCGACATCGGCACGCTGTTCGGCAGCGACGAACCCGAGTACGAGGGTGCGGACTCGCAGCTGTTCCTCGCGGGTGCGCTGAGCCAGGTCGCCGGCCATGGATGGCAGGTCGCGAACCTCGACATCACGCTGATCGGTCAGCGTCCCCGCATCGGCCCCTACCGCGACCGCATCTGCGCGTCGGTCGCGAACCTGCTGGGCATCAAGTCCGAGCAGGTCAACGTCAAGGCCACCACCAGCGATCAGCTCGGCTTCGTGGGCAGGGGAGAGGGCCTGGTCTGTATGGCGGTCGTGCTGCTCGTGGCACCGACCGACTGA
- a CDS encoding HAD-IIA family hydrolase has product MPDETAISNVLLDMDGVLVHEQHAIEGAAAFVYDLREREIPFMVLTNNSIYTPRDLSARLARSGIEVPEERIWTSALATARFLDSQRPEGTAHVVGESGLTTALHEIGYVMVDAEPDYVVLGETRNYSFTAITRAIQLIHDGARFIATNPDPSGPSREGMLPATGAVAALMTKATGIEPYFVGKPNTLMMRSALNAMEAHSEDTVMIGDRMDTDVVAGLEAGMRTVLVLSGSTRSDEVDRFPYKPWKVVDSIADVDKDELFAD; this is encoded by the coding sequence ATGCCTGACGAGACCGCCATCTCCAACGTGCTGCTCGACATGGACGGCGTGCTCGTGCACGAGCAGCACGCGATCGAGGGCGCCGCCGCGTTCGTCTACGACCTCCGCGAACGTGAGATCCCGTTCATGGTGCTGACCAACAACTCGATCTACACGCCCCGCGACCTCAGTGCCCGCCTCGCGCGCTCGGGCATCGAGGTGCCGGAGGAGCGCATCTGGACGTCGGCGCTGGCGACCGCCCGGTTCCTGGACAGCCAGCGGCCTGAGGGCACCGCCCATGTGGTGGGGGAGTCGGGGTTGACGACCGCACTGCACGAGATCGGGTATGTCATGGTCGACGCCGAGCCCGACTACGTCGTCCTCGGCGAGACACGCAACTACAGCTTCACCGCGATCACCCGGGCCATCCAGCTGATCCACGACGGCGCACGGTTCATCGCCACCAACCCCGACCCGAGCGGACCATCCCGCGAGGGCATGTTGCCCGCGACGGGCGCGGTGGCGGCGTTGATGACGAAGGCGACGGGCATCGAGCCCTACTTCGTGGGCAAGCCCAACACGTTGATGATGCGCTCGGCGTTGAACGCGATGGAGGCGCACTCCGAGGACACCGTGATGATCGGCGACCGCATGGACACCGACGTCGTCGCCGGTCTCGAGGCCGGGATGCGCACGGTGCTGGTGCTGTCCGGCTCGACCAGGTCCGACGAGGTCGACCGGTTCCCGTACAAGCCGTGGAAGGTGGTCGACTCGATCGCCGACGTCGACAAGGACGAACTGTTCGCCGACTGA
- a CDS encoding SURF1 family protein, translating into MYRFLLRPRWIAGHLLVIVTVVAFVNLGFWQLRRLEERRATNDLIAARVAASPQPLDDAVAAASGDIDALEFRRVELSGTFDDGQLLTAPRAIPGGPGQQVLAVFQTDDGPDVLVDRGWVPFDRDRVDAPPAPTGPVMVRGVIRAPEPGPLGSADQIAQIAPPRIADRLGLTLAPYYVQLRRQDPPASDALRPTPLPERTEGNHLSYAVQWFSFAVIAVVGYPLLIRRTARTRGRDGEGRPSASGHPDVSVSSAAGR; encoded by the coding sequence ATGTACCGGTTCCTTCTGCGGCCACGCTGGATCGCGGGCCACCTGCTGGTGATCGTCACCGTCGTCGCCTTCGTCAACCTGGGATTCTGGCAGCTCCGGCGCCTGGAGGAGCGACGCGCGACCAACGACCTGATCGCCGCGCGCGTCGCAGCCTCGCCACAGCCGTTGGACGACGCAGTCGCAGCCGCGTCCGGTGACATCGACGCGCTGGAGTTCCGCCGCGTCGAGCTCAGTGGCACCTTCGACGACGGGCAGCTGCTGACCGCACCGCGCGCCATCCCCGGCGGGCCCGGCCAGCAGGTGCTCGCCGTGTTCCAGACCGACGACGGGCCCGACGTGCTCGTCGACAGGGGCTGGGTCCCATTCGACCGCGACCGTGTCGATGCACCGCCCGCCCCGACCGGCCCGGTCATGGTCCGCGGCGTCATCCGGGCGCCGGAACCCGGCCCGCTCGGCTCGGCGGACCAGATCGCACAGATCGCCCCGCCCAGGATCGCCGACCGGCTCGGCCTGACCCTCGCGCCCTACTACGTCCAGCTGCGCCGGCAGGACCCGCCGGCGTCCGACGCGCTGCGCCCGACCCCGCTGCCCGAACGCACCGAGGGCAACCACCTGTCGTATGCCGTGCAGTGGTTCAGCTTCGCCGTGATCGCCGTCGTGGGCTACCCGCTGCTGATCCGCCGGACCGCGCGGACACGCGGGCGCGACGGCGAGGGCCGACCGTCAGCTTCCGGTCATCCCGACGTCAGCGTGTCGTCGGCGGCGGGCCGGTAG
- a CDS encoding CarD family transcriptional regulator — protein MAYQVGDTVVYPHHGAAVIERQETRMMEGQERDYLVLRLTYGDLTLMVPADATDEVGLRNVCTSKEVDAVWEVLRDRDFSMPTNWSRRFKANYEKLKSGDIFQVAEVVRNLSIRERDKGLSAGEKRMLTKSRQILVSELSAAISKSEEDTEAMIEDVLAT, from the coding sequence ATGGCATATCAGGTTGGGGACACCGTGGTCTATCCGCACCATGGCGCTGCGGTCATCGAGCGCCAGGAGACGCGGATGATGGAGGGCCAGGAGCGTGACTACCTCGTGCTCCGCCTCACCTACGGTGATCTCACACTCATGGTGCCGGCGGACGCCACCGACGAGGTCGGCCTGCGCAACGTGTGTACGAGCAAGGAGGTCGACGCCGTCTGGGAGGTCCTGCGCGACCGCGACTTCTCGATGCCGACCAACTGGTCGCGCCGGTTCAAGGCGAACTACGAGAAGCTCAAGTCGGGCGACATCTTCCAGGTCGCCGAGGTGGTCCGCAACCTGTCGATCCGCGAGCGCGACAAGGGCCTGTCGGCCGGCGAGAAGCGGATGCTGACCAAGTCCCGCCAGATCCTGGTCTCCGAGCTGTCCGCCGCCATCTCCAAGTCGGAGGAGGACACCGAGGCCATGATCGAGGACGTCCTGGCGACCTGA
- the cysS gene encoding cysteine--tRNA ligase, producing the protein MQLFNTLSGAVEPLRPRDEGRVGIYVCGPTVQGPPHFGHARAQLVPDVLRRYLEFAGYQVTLVRNITDIEDKIIAAAAAEGRTAAALAEHYTRVWEREIERLGVRAPDVVPRATGHVPEILELITALVERGAAYPAGGDVYFSVRAFADYGKLSGRRPDELRAGARIAPDERKRDPLDFVLWKGAKPGEPSWSSPWGPGRPGWHIECSAMSTRYLGADFDVHTGGTDLQFPHHENEIAQWEAATGQPFARHWLHNGMLTLDQTKMSKSLGNIISLSEAIDRYGAGTLRMYYLRAHYRKPIEFGEARLEEAAAAYERLAGFLRATRTLDVDDASDVADGARAAFREAMDDDLATPRALAGIFDLVAIGNQHLDAGRAGAAAAVRDTVTELAGVLGFDFVEDAGGDQQLVDGLVGELVALRDEARSHRDFASSDRIRDRLHKLGIELEDSRDGTRWHLARR; encoded by the coding sequence ATGCAGTTGTTCAACACGTTGTCCGGCGCCGTCGAGCCGTTGCGACCCCGTGACGAGGGACGCGTGGGGATCTACGTCTGCGGCCCGACCGTGCAGGGACCGCCACACTTCGGCCACGCACGCGCGCAGCTCGTTCCCGACGTGCTGCGGCGCTACCTCGAGTTCGCCGGCTACCAGGTCACGCTGGTCCGCAACATCACCGACATCGAGGACAAGATCATCGCGGCGGCGGCCGCCGAGGGTCGGACCGCCGCGGCGCTTGCCGAGCACTACACGCGTGTGTGGGAGCGCGAGATCGAGCGCCTCGGTGTGCGTGCGCCCGACGTCGTGCCGCGTGCGACCGGTCACGTGCCGGAGATCCTCGAGCTGATCACCGCTCTGGTGGAGCGCGGTGCCGCCTACCCGGCGGGCGGCGACGTCTACTTCTCGGTCCGCGCGTTTGCCGACTACGGGAAGCTGTCGGGCCGCCGTCCCGACGAGCTGCGCGCAGGCGCACGCATCGCGCCGGACGAGCGCAAGCGTGATCCGCTCGACTTCGTGCTGTGGAAGGGCGCCAAGCCGGGCGAGCCCTCGTGGAGCTCGCCGTGGGGCCCCGGTCGGCCGGGCTGGCACATCGAGTGCTCAGCCATGTCGACCCGGTACCTGGGTGCCGACTTCGATGTCCACACCGGTGGCACCGACCTGCAGTTCCCGCACCACGAGAACGAGATCGCGCAGTGGGAGGCCGCGACCGGTCAGCCGTTCGCGCGTCACTGGCTGCACAACGGCATGCTCACGCTCGACCAGACCAAGATGAGCAAGTCGCTCGGCAACATCATCTCGCTGTCAGAGGCGATCGACCGCTACGGCGCCGGCACACTGCGGATGTACTACCTGCGTGCCCACTACCGCAAGCCGATCGAGTTCGGCGAGGCACGGCTCGAGGAGGCGGCCGCCGCGTACGAACGTCTCGCAGGCTTCCTGCGGGCCACGCGGACGCTGGACGTCGACGACGCGTCCGACGTCGCCGATGGGGCCCGGGCCGCGTTCCGCGAGGCGATGGATGACGACCTGGCCACGCCGCGTGCGCTGGCGGGCATCTTCGACCTGGTCGCCATCGGCAACCAGCACCTCGACGCGGGCCGTGCGGGTGCCGCCGCCGCCGTGCGGGACACGGTGACCGAGCTCGCCGGGGTGCTCGGGTTCGACTTCGTCGAGGACGCCGGCGGGGACCAGCAGCTCGTCGACGGTCTGGTCGGGGAACTGGTGGCGCTGCGCGACGAGGCGCGGTCGCACCGCGACTTCGCCAGCTCGGACCGCATCCGGGACCGGCTCCACAAGCTGGGCATCGAGCTCGAGGACTCGCGCGACGGGACGCGCTGGCACCTGGCCCGACGATGA
- a CDS encoding gamma-glutamyltransferase, with product MSTPVAGVAAGHPATAAAGLEVLAAGGNAADAAVAATFASCVAETVMTGLGGGGYAVHWDEARREAHLVDFFVTVPGLGDGPREGERFPVDIAFGSQVIAYDIGMATVAVPGVPHGCGAIHRRWGRMDWPELLAPARALAVEGVPMPARHAFTLRMVLESLRRDRGGAIYTAGGRPLEAGDLLRQPGLATAFDLLAAEGPESFAKGTVAERMLEMSAERGGLLTSEDLASYEVDVQPAPTGVRLGPYHVTARRDLAGFLRDLARLPAADAGTPRRWAPAFAAAFGSHDRHGDTTNLAAVDPDGNACVVTSSLGLGAGHYVPGLDLHLNSMLGETELLTEGISPGDRMASMMVPSVALDDRGHLAAAAGAAGGSRIRTALAQVLAACLLEEVEPSAATHRPRLHPTDGVAHIEPGYPDEAVAALEAARWRISRWNELHHYFGGASILTAAGAGADPRRDGAVALL from the coding sequence ATGTCCACTCCCGTCGCCGGCGTTGCCGCCGGCCATCCCGCGACCGCGGCGGCAGGGCTCGAGGTCCTGGCGGCCGGGGGCAACGCGGCGGACGCCGCGGTAGCCGCCACGTTCGCATCATGCGTGGCGGAGACGGTCATGACGGGCCTCGGCGGTGGCGGGTACGCGGTCCACTGGGACGAGGCGCGCCGTGAGGCGCACCTCGTCGACTTCTTCGTCACGGTACCCGGACTGGGCGACGGTCCACGCGAGGGTGAGCGGTTCCCGGTCGACATCGCGTTCGGCTCGCAGGTGATCGCCTACGACATCGGCATGGCCACGGTGGCGGTGCCCGGCGTGCCGCACGGCTGCGGGGCCATCCATCGCCGGTGGGGGCGCATGGACTGGCCTGAGCTGCTCGCACCGGCCCGGGCGCTCGCGGTCGAGGGCGTCCCCATGCCGGCCCGGCACGCGTTCACCCTGCGGATGGTGCTCGAGAGCCTCCGACGCGACCGGGGCGGCGCCATCTACACGGCGGGCGGCCGGCCGTTGGAGGCCGGTGACCTGCTGCGGCAGCCAGGTCTGGCGACGGCGTTCGATCTCCTGGCGGCCGAGGGGCCCGAGAGCTTCGCCAAGGGCACCGTGGCCGAGCGGATGCTGGAGATGTCGGCCGAGCGGGGCGGTCTGCTGACCAGCGAGGACCTCGCGTCCTACGAGGTCGACGTGCAACCTGCGCCGACCGGCGTGCGTCTGGGTCCGTACCACGTGACCGCCCGCCGCGATCTCGCCGGGTTCCTGCGGGATCTCGCACGTCTGCCGGCCGCCGATGCGGGCACGCCGCGACGCTGGGCTCCCGCGTTCGCCGCCGCGTTCGGATCGCACGACCGCCACGGCGACACCACCAACCTCGCGGCGGTCGATCCGGACGGCAACGCCTGCGTGGTCACATCCAGCCTCGGTCTGGGCGCCGGCCACTACGTTCCGGGCCTCGACCTGCACCTCAACAGCATGCTCGGCGAGACCGAACTGCTGACCGAGGGCATCTCCCCCGGCGACCGGATGGCCAGCATGATGGTCCCGAGCGTGGCGCTGGACGATCGGGGGCATCTCGCGGCGGCCGCGGGTGCGGCCGGCGGCTCCCGGATCCGCACCGCGCTGGCCCAGGTGCTGGCCGCATGCCTGCTCGAAGAGGTCGAACCATCGGCCGCCACACACCGACCGCGACTGCATCCCACCGACGGCGTCGCCCACATCGAGCCGGGCTACCCGGACGAGGCCGTCGCCGCGCTCGAGGCCGCGAGATGGCGCATCAGCCGCTGGAACGAGCTGCACCACTACTTCGGTGGCGCGAGCATCCTCACCGCCGCCGGAGCCGGTGCCGACCCGCGGCGGGACGGCGCGGTCGCGCTGCTTTGA
- a CDS encoding PQQ-binding-like beta-propeller repeat protein — protein MAEVGVWTVPGYVVHERLDAGLVSATYLASRASDGYPVLLQVVSEEFSDPDSADQFFTTLERVAELDHPVIPKVRDMGQADGLLYAITSATDGRPLAVALGEVDALPLDDALAGCTELADGLDAMAAVGLVHGALSPKTIWLNDRSRTPSGPRMSLHGFGTLPLRTSAVRQTNAPPPADLLYTAPEQVHGTPVDERTDQYGLACAAVHCLTGRPPFDRATIGALFDAHAHDDPSTQLLRDAGWLPPKVAEGLAHGLSKDPSDRFATCTALTTAIGGVSRHSWSWMLDRDDTASGANGPRDDSAAAAVRDGSLGAAVAVGDPSTGTARADAPRRGPGSQRRRRRARLWRGAAAFVLLVVAAAAAVVVGLPMLTGGGESGPGITSAGQQLDVDAPEVAASWNESVAADTITALVPADEQIIGVSGEAVTSVDQATGRPVWKASVNGEVRELSEFGPMAIVRTDDGFYGLDVIDGDVVWEASAADLPAIDTFITARGRMFAAGRDEQGQLLLHALDPQSGERGWTIETSTTGAAASAAGDAADDQPGDASEADATTLLAFDGSTQGLPSLYVTDGARLEAFDVTTRELRWDVDLDDLQPTSMIAVDGAVLVVGANGDVCRYDADDGQTGWSSCAQLEHDDVPATITQVSESQVIICSPSEMVSIDYASGTPTWRIVSEEPLRQAITTNGTAAFMATADGTVAAIALDDGTTQWQSGPFDSVSAMAATDEAVFVTTAGGRMARLEAAAET, from the coding sequence ATGGCAGAGGTTGGTGTGTGGACCGTCCCGGGCTACGTCGTCCATGAGCGACTGGACGCCGGGCTGGTCAGCGCCACCTACCTGGCCTCACGCGCCTCGGACGGCTACCCGGTCCTCCTGCAGGTCGTCTCCGAGGAGTTCTCCGATCCCGACTCCGCCGACCAGTTCTTCACGACGCTCGAGCGGGTCGCTGAACTGGACCACCCGGTCATCCCCAAGGTCCGCGACATGGGCCAGGCCGACGGACTGCTGTACGCCATCACGAGCGCGACCGACGGCCGCCCCCTGGCCGTGGCGCTCGGCGAGGTCGACGCGCTCCCGCTCGACGACGCGTTGGCCGGGTGCACCGAGCTCGCCGATGGGCTGGACGCGATGGCGGCTGTCGGGCTCGTCCACGGTGCGCTGAGCCCGAAGACGATCTGGCTCAACGACCGCAGCCGCACGCCGTCCGGCCCGCGCATGTCACTGCACGGATTCGGCACGCTGCCGCTGCGCACGTCCGCCGTGCGCCAGACGAACGCGCCACCGCCCGCGGACCTGCTCTACACGGCGCCGGAGCAGGTGCATGGGACACCGGTCGACGAGCGCACGGACCAGTACGGGCTCGCGTGTGCCGCCGTGCACTGCCTGACCGGCCGCCCGCCGTTCGATCGCGCGACCATCGGCGCGTTGTTCGACGCGCACGCCCACGATGACCCGTCGACGCAGCTGCTGCGTGATGCCGGCTGGCTGCCTCCCAAGGTGGCCGAAGGCCTGGCGCACGGGCTGTCGAAGGACCCCAGCGATCGGTTCGCCACGTGCACCGCGCTGACGACGGCCATCGGCGGTGTGTCCAGGCACTCGTGGAGCTGGATGCTCGACCGTGACGATACGGCGTCCGGTGCGAACGGCCCGCGCGACGACAGCGCCGCAGCGGCCGTGCGCGACGGAAGCCTGGGGGCCGCCGTGGCGGTCGGCGATCCGTCGACCGGCACGGCGCGGGCGGATGCGCCACGGCGCGGACCCGGATCGCAGCGACGTCGCCGCCGCGCGAGGCTCTGGCGGGGCGCCGCCGCCTTCGTGTTGCTCGTCGTCGCTGCCGCGGCTGCCGTCGTCGTCGGCCTACCGATGCTCACAGGCGGAGGCGAGTCGGGGCCGGGGATCACCTCGGCGGGACAACAGCTCGACGTCGACGCCCCCGAGGTCGCAGCGTCGTGGAACGAGTCGGTGGCGGCCGACACCATCACCGCGCTCGTGCCTGCCGACGAGCAGATCATCGGCGTCTCGGGCGAAGCGGTGACCAGCGTCGATCAGGCGACGGGGCGCCCGGTGTGGAAGGCGTCCGTGAACGGCGAGGTCCGCGAACTGTCGGAGTTCGGGCCGATGGCGATCGTCCGGACCGACGATGGGTTCTACGGCCTCGACGTCATCGACGGTGACGTGGTCTGGGAGGCGTCGGCCGCCGATCTGCCCGCCATCGACACCTTCATCACGGCGCGCGGGCGCATGTTCGCCGCCGGCCGCGACGAGCAGGGACAGTTGCTGCTGCACGCCCTGGATCCCCAGTCGGGCGAACGTGGCTGGACGATCGAGACATCGACGACGGGTGCCGCCGCGAGCGCCGCCGGCGACGCTGCGGACGACCAGCCGGGTGACGCCAGCGAGGCTGACGCCACCACGCTGCTCGCGTTCGACGGGAGCACACAGGGACTGCCGTCGCTGTACGTGACCGACGGCGCGCGGCTCGAGGCGTTCGACGTCACGACCCGCGAGCTGCGCTGGGACGTCGACCTCGACGACCTGCAGCCGACGTCCATGATCGCGGTGGATGGCGCCGTGCTCGTCGTCGGCGCCAACGGCGACGTGTGCCGGTACGACGCGGACGACGGTCAGACCGGCTGGTCATCGTGCGCCCAACTCGAGCACGACGACGTCCCCGCGACCATCACGCAGGTCAGCGAGAGCCAGGTGATCATCTGCAGCCCCAGCGAGATGGTGTCGATCGACTACGCGAGCGGCACACCGACGTGGCGGATCGTCTCGGAGGAGCCGCTGCGCCAGGCCATCACCACGAACGGCACCGCCGCCTTCATGGCCACGGCTGACGGCACCGTGGCGGCGATCGCGCTCGACGACGGGACGACGCAGTGGCAGTCGGGGCCGTTCGACAGCGTCAGCGCGATGGCGGCGACCGACGAGGCCGTGTTCGTGACCACTGCCGGCGGACGGATGGCACGGCTGGAGGCGGCCGCAGAGACCTGA
- a CDS encoding AAA family ATPase has product MTTSSVLASRVSRFVDTVAGEVERLATSAGLPTHEIRQDVLRDASTLVAGLVAADGIVTDVELLAMITCFGELDDPRVAAATPVERRRAMLLESGTQSLTTPSPVFSLLRDADLRDRGRRSRAYYEQAMEVAHAAVTLDGYTGRLELAAVEELRSMLLRLLPAAERPAADGGDPTAERDTGEPATAIGTVRTPQDPQKSAAELFEELDQLVGLEPVKREIRRVADLITVERLRRERDLPVVPQSRHLVFTGNPGTGKTTVARLVAQLYRALGVVGRGHLVETDRAALVAGFIGQTAARVTEVVNAATGGVLLIDEAYALVRGDDRDFGREAVDTLVKLMEDRRERLVLIVAGYPAEMEDFIGSNPGLRSRFPRVIHFPDYDTSELLQIFEILAGTHHYELTDGARARLTSHFDAVPRGPGFGNGRLARNLFEEACAQQASRLVRMGDVSREDLMRLTADDIPQRGTLSEAAAG; this is encoded by the coding sequence GTGACGACGTCGTCCGTGCTCGCTTCGCGCGTCAGCCGGTTCGTCGACACCGTCGCCGGCGAGGTCGAACGGCTCGCCACCTCGGCCGGGCTCCCGACCCACGAGATCCGGCAGGACGTGCTCCGCGACGCCTCGACGCTGGTCGCCGGCCTCGTGGCCGCGGACGGCATCGTCACGGACGTCGAACTGCTGGCGATGATCACGTGCTTCGGCGAGCTCGACGATCCGCGCGTGGCGGCCGCGACACCGGTCGAACGCCGCCGCGCCATGCTGCTCGAGTCCGGGACGCAGAGCCTCACGACGCCGTCGCCCGTGTTCAGCCTGCTGCGTGACGCCGATCTGCGCGACAGGGGTCGGCGCTCCCGCGCGTACTACGAGCAGGCGATGGAGGTGGCGCACGCGGCCGTGACGCTCGACGGATACACGGGACGCCTCGAGCTGGCGGCCGTCGAGGAGCTCCGCAGCATGCTGCTGCGGCTGCTGCCCGCTGCCGAGCGCCCCGCGGCGGACGGCGGTGACCCGACGGCGGAACGGGACACCGGTGAGCCGGCGACCGCGATCGGCACGGTGCGCACCCCACAGGATCCGCAGAAGTCCGCCGCGGAACTGTTCGAGGAGCTCGACCAGCTGGTCGGTCTGGAACCCGTCAAGCGCGAGATCCGCAGGGTCGCCGACCTCATCACCGTCGAACGTCTGCGTCGCGAGCGCGATCTGCCGGTCGTGCCGCAGAGCCGCCACCTCGTCTTCACCGGCAATCCCGGCACCGGCAAGACGACGGTGGCACGGCTGGTCGCGCAGCTGTACCGGGCGTTGGGCGTCGTGGGGCGCGGGCACCTGGTCGAGACCGACCGTGCCGCACTGGTCGCCGGCTTCATCGGGCAGACCGCCGCCCGGGTGACCGAGGTCGTCAACGCGGCGACGGGCGGGGTGCTGCTGATCGACGAGGCGTACGCGCTGGTCCGCGGCGACGACCGCGACTTCGGACGCGAGGCCGTGGACACGCTCGTGAAGCTGATGGAGGACCGCCGTGAGCGGTTGGTGCTCATCGTGGCCGGCTACCCCGCCGAGATGGAGGACTTCATCGGCTCCAACCCCGGTCTGCGGTCGCGCTTTCCCCGCGTGATCCACTTCCCCGACTACGACACCAGCGAGCTCCTCCAGATCTTCGAGATCCTCGCCGGGACGCACCACTACGAGCTCACCGACGGGGCGCGCGCCCGGTTGACATCGCACTTCGACGCCGTGCCCCGGGGACCCGGCTTCGGCAACGGGCGGCTGGCCCGCAACCTGTTCGAGGAGGCGTGTGCGCAGCAGGCAAGCCGGTTGGTGCGCATGGGTGACGTGTCACGCGAGGACCTGATGCGCCTCACGGCCGATGACATCCCGCAACGCGGCACTCTGTCAGAGGCCGCTGCGGGTTGA
- the rlmB gene encoding 23S rRNA (guanosine(2251)-2'-O)-methyltransferase RlmB, with translation MPVVPGRRPVAEALRAGRDLVEVVVDRRRVAALTELLAVAAEAGVDVRPVPAAELDELTGGVTHQGVAAVASAPRAVGVGDLDGDLVVVLDGITDPHNLGAIARAAEVAGACGLMLPRRRSAHHSPAAEKTSAGALSWLPVIVVPNIATGVAQLADAGYWSVGLDGGATTSLWESNLLEGRVAVVIGAEGTGLSRLVAERVDQLVSIPMRGRLRSLNASTAAAVALFEVVRRATGG, from the coding sequence GTGCCGGTCGTCCCGGGTCGCCGCCCCGTCGCCGAGGCGTTGCGCGCCGGTCGTGACCTCGTCGAGGTGGTCGTCGACCGCCGTCGCGTGGCCGCGCTGACCGAGCTGCTGGCCGTCGCCGCGGAGGCCGGTGTCGACGTGCGGCCGGTACCGGCCGCGGAGCTCGACGAGCTCACCGGCGGCGTCACACATCAGGGGGTGGCGGCGGTCGCCTCCGCGCCTCGCGCAGTCGGCGTCGGCGATCTCGACGGCGACCTCGTGGTCGTGCTCGACGGCATCACCGACCCGCACAACCTCGGAGCTATCGCACGCGCGGCCGAGGTCGCGGGTGCGTGCGGGCTGATGCTGCCGCGCCGGCGCAGCGCGCACCACTCGCCCGCGGCCGAGAAGACGTCGGCCGGCGCGCTCAGCTGGCTGCCCGTCATCGTCGTTCCCAACATCGCCACGGGAGTCGCGCAGCTCGCCGACGCCGGGTACTGGTCGGTGGGCCTCGACGGCGGCGCCACGACCTCGCTGTGGGAGTCGAACCTGCTCGAGGGGCGCGTCGCTGTCGTCATCGGGGCGGAGGGCACCGGACTGTCACGCCTTGTCGCCGAACGCGTCGACCAACTGGTGTCGATCCCGATGCGGGGCCGGCTGAGGTCGCTCAACGCGAGCACCGCCGCCGCGGTCGCGTTGTTCGAGGTCGTCCGCCGCGCCACCGGCGGCTGA